The genomic interval ataaattaaaattacgaatttcatgattattaattgataaaataaatacctaagtattctagtcactgcaaaataaataaaaaacaattgatacaaatacatatttgtaatacaattatttctatgtttattttaatatcacattTCAAGATTCAAATCATTACCAAACACTTACACTTGCACTACACAAGCACTTTAACAAACAAAACTAATACTGAATTAACTGCACCATCACAATAGAAAATCATATTGCAACAAATGCATTACAAAAGTTAATGGTAAGTTTAAGGTATTGGTAAGAGTATAAAGTTACTGATGCTGGATTGGGAATCTACGTATTGGAAGAAGGGAGCCAAACAAAACATGCTGTATCACTGGGAACTTTGCCAGAACTTCttttttgtacattttaattaatCCCTGGTTTATTTTGGACCATGAACCAACTGCACTGATGCTCCACAACTGATTAGAATGTTCAGCAAACGGACCCTTTTTTACCTCCTTAATGTATTTTATGCAGGAGAGGAACATGTAGTCCTGTGCATATTTGTCAATAATGTCATCTTCCAAAAATTTCACAGGGGGATAAATTCTCGGCTGGTCTATGAGCTGGGAACTTCCCCATATGAATGGGACAAACTGGTAATCGTCTAAACTCCAGACTCCATGGCTGCCAGCTGGTTCCATCCTATAGGTCTGCTGCAACCTTCTAACAATCTCTAGATACTTgttgaatattaaaaatacagttGCCACATTGTCTTCCATTTGTAAACAACCTATTTTATAAAGGCAGCAAAGGAACATAATGAATGACATTTCATGGCCTGTGCCGTAGTCTATCCTTGTTGCATTCCCAAAGCTCTCCTCTAAATAGACTTTAATCTCTGGTATTGCTAAATGTAACTGGGGATGTAGAACCTCTTGCAAGTACACTGTGCTATTCATCTTAACTTTGGCTAACCAATCTCTAAATGCAGTATTACCAAACCTTTGTGGCTGTTCCACGGGTGGACACTCATCTATCAATTTATTGAGTTTCTCCAACAAATTACCCAACTTAGATACATTCTCTGAAACTTTGCAGTCAACTGATAATGGTTTGGCCTTAATAGCCTCAtttaaagttgcaataaaaccAGTGTACTCCATATATGCTTCAGACTTTTCCCAGATGGCCATATCTGTTATAGTTTTTACTGCCTTCTCTGGCTCCACAAAACGGTGGTTAAGGGGAAGTGCTGGAGTCATCTTTTCCATTTTAACTCCATCGCCAATCACACTTTCTGCATTCATCTAAAACGAAGCAAAGTTAAAATTAACAATGTGGACAACTTGCTTGCCAGATTTACATAATGAACTTGTTTAAGTAAATCTGTCAAATAAGTAATATAGTTTGTACTTCAATCctttgtatttctatttttatcaatttaaaGGATTGATAAAAATAGAAATCATTTTTATCGAGAACAATATCTATGTACTATGTAGCATTAATTACGCATTCCGATTTAATTTGCCTCTATACGGTACAAGTTTAGGTCGCCGGCGATAAGCTGTGTGGCTTCATTTATGAAGGTCAGAGATGTCAAAACGAATCTAACCTACACATGGTCGAACCATCAGATTGCTCGAGTTAATATTAGCCGGCTGCGGCTGTTTTATTTCAACAATGGACAGGATTTTGCGAGGCATTATGCGATATCGTATTTTAGATCGGGCAACCATGGTTAAACAGTTTCAAGAAGTGAAGGATAATCCAGTGGTATGTAAATCAACTAACCTTTCCCTATTTTAAATACACTTAAACTGTATGGGGTAGGTATCCCAAAAAAATTGGTTAAAGCTGTACAAATATTCTAGCATTAACATGCACTTTTTACAGTTTACgaattaataatttttgtttttctattttttgtcgggctcaagaaaaatattttcttagtgaCAGTTGGTGGACTGACGTTGACAGCTGACAGTGACATGATGCTAGTACGTTTTGAAACGACAAGGAACAGTGAGTCAAGCACAGGCTCAGTCCCATGGTATAATGACACATAGGCCAAGagcaaagattttttttagtattactctggtttaaattaaattagaatcTTAAGGGGGCTCAGGACGATGCTtccttcatacaaacgtaggagggtaattactacattatttgatactgtacgctcaaaactaagtattatatcgattaatctcgtcagtatctaggtttattgatatatgaaacattgaaaaaaatattgattttatagttacgagcctcaaaagattcctattttaacactaaatttatgacaactttgagcgtaaataaataagattaggggtatgaaaatcctaaagaaatttaacattggacatagtttatttattcattagttgaaataactatactttgcaaacataaacacagcagttttttctcaaaaatacttttcctaaacccttgatttcggtgaaaatcatcgtgcctctcacctttctcatacaatgtcaagtgaaaagcaaacaggttcggtcgagcatactgcgtcaccttaagtaacTAATTGAAACTAGAAAATCAACTGTTTTGTTAAAATTACCGTTTTACGTCGTTGTCATTTAATCGAGTAAATTTTTGTTACTTTTAGCCAAAAGCCATATTTTACACTTGCATGGACAGCAGAATGATACCTACGAGGTTTACAGAAACTTGTGTTGGAGatatgtttgttggttagtaTTTTAATGATAGCTTAAATGATATAAGTAGCTTATAAATTGGAATTTGAAATGACCAGGGGAATCGAGGTTTCCGAGTCTATTAAGTCAATCTGTATTTGTCTGTCAAAGCCTCAACTACTGAATTAATATCCACAGTTACTTCACAGAATAATTCATGTATCGAATAGAAATCAAATTAATGTAACTACATACATTTTTTACTGCGTGCGGTACAACACTCATGGGTTCAAACTCATAAGTCATGATAATTAATAAGTTTCATATTTTGATTACAGTTAGAAATGCTGGGAATCTTATACCACACTCCCAATATTTTGTAGATGAAATGACAAGTTGTGAACCGGCTGGTTTAGAACTCAGTTGTATCGTTAATGATATCAGACATGTAATCGTATGTGGACACAGTGATTGCAAAGCTATGAATCTACTGTATAAACTTAAGAGTAAAGAAGAATCGAGCTTAGTATGTTTTCTTACGTTAtgaattaaaatgttttatcaTTTGGTTTTCTTTTTGTCTTACTTGCATATTTTGAACTTCAGGAACAAAGAAGAATCTCTCCACTAAAATCGTGGCTCTGTTCTCATGGGAAATCAAGCTTAGATAAATTTCTGGACATAGGAGgtgattttgaaaaacccaTACTATTTACTGCTGAAACACCACAAAGAAAATTTGTAGCATATATTGATCCCGAGAATAAATTTTGTATTGAAGATAAATTGTCACAGgtagtttttaaatattgtaggtattgtAATGTGAGtcacatttaaattaaaaagtatgtaaGAAAATTCAATATTATTTCAGGTAAATACATTGCAACAGCTGCAGAACATTGCATCATATGGAATGTTAAAAAAACGCCTTCAGAGACACGATCTACATATACACGCTTTGTGGTTTGATATTTATACCGGTGATATATACTATTTTAGCAGACGAGCTAAAAGATTTCTTATAATAGATGAATCAAGTTATGAAGTAATTTTAGCAGAAATCAGAAGATACTATTCCTAagagaaataataattaagtattagaaatgactacgacttcgtccgcgtggaattaggtttttaaagtcccgtgggaactcttcgattttccgggataaaaaatagcctatgtcactcttcaggtctttatctatacccatgcaaaaaatcacgtcaatccgttgcactgttgcgacgtgattgaaggacaaaccaacaccaacaaacaaacacactttcgcatttataataagggtactgatataaatattacataagttttttcattgtaataatttaatatttctagAATTTTTGTGTTTTCATTAGTAAggtgtataatagtttttgaacacataatatttatatataattgCTAAGAATTCTGGCGATTTGGGACCAAGGTTAAACGACTAATCAAGTCTTATGAATTATCATACATTTTTCCGCAATAAGAGAGAGATATTATAAATGGGTAGATACAttttagtccgtacaaaattcatatttttagtGATACTATTACTTTATAAAAGTCGTTCAAAGTAGTGAACTACTTTACCAAGTAATCCACAACTTACTGCAACTTCATACTTAACTACTATAGTTTTTTTGagatgtacctactaaaaactaATTGGTGAGCAAAATAATCTCATTTAAGCATGCGTGAacaaaatttcatgtttttattttaaatgaactGATGTATGATTGATTGACGTACTGATGTATAATTAACTGTAGTTAATAATTAAtgcaagtaagtataatatttataagggtaattatttataaagttttatttttgtactgatttggtattatattattgattaattaataatcctcttattgtattttttattattaccatCTACAGTAAACGATATTATTAGTAATTCATCATAAACAAATCAGAAACAGAGTCAAAGTAGTTAATTTTCATAGGTTTTGCACGAAGAAGTACATTTCACACTcctataaataaaactaaaaaacaaaacatttaccAAACTGACAGTCTGAAATTGCATCGGTTCTAGTTGTTTTAATGATATCTGCACTTTAAATGTATCGGAAGACCAAAGGaaatcgcccgtgaacgggccctcttttgtggcgtcgtgtcaaaacttaaattaattttttttaaatgtgttatttttttacgattatgttttataacgactttttttcactttattattgaaaatatccacaattacagttagaatcgtaaacatgcatttattttgaagaagtattaattaaatataacctcaatatcagcagtataaaaaattagatttcTTTACAACCAgggtaaataaatagaaatcatttgcagaatataaagagttaattatttgtctacaaaataaaattcaaaccatggtgacataacaattatattagggggggcccaaagctcctaagaaaatgggcaatctcttttagtAAATGATAACCAAATCAAtattactacctacctagttacctaaacaataaaactggccaagtgcgtggcgggccacgcgcagtgtagggttccgtagtcacaatcttcgaaaaacagatacaactccttaacctgtgaaccctacttagccatgatagtttcctttaaaattgattatatatagtgctgctgtgaattttttcacgttcctatatactaccagttggctgatagaggggggggggacacttgactccagctggactctaataaaaattagcactttaaaacatcacattttacaaacggatctagaaatcgattAAATATGTttatcatccccactttacatgtaggggagctaccctaaaaaaaaaatatttatcaaaattttatttcaccactttgtcgacgtgactaatatttatacccatgccaaattacagatttctagcactaacagtctctgagattaaccgaggacggacggacggacatggcgaaactataagggttccttgtttactacggaaccctaaaaagtatactACTGCGCATACTCAACGTGTTGATATGTCCGAGCCACTCGCTGCCACGTAGTCAAATCACAATGGCATGATACTGCCTAAACTGCCATCCACCAATATAACTTCGTCATGCGTGTGCTGGTACATGATGAACTGAGATGAGCTTACGGATGCCAAAAAGTGTTCGtcaattaattaatatgagcTGAACCACCAAAGGGAAGTCTTACATTACAATGCAATGATTAAACACATGTCTTTTTTTTAAGTGCGCTGAaaacctacgtattttttcacATACTTTATCAGCTAATGGTACACGGCCTCAACGGCACATGTAACAAGCATGTAACCTATTCGTGTAGCCTGCGCAGCTGGTACCTTGCAAATAATCCTCGTGCCTCACGGGTTATTTATATGTACTTCTAATCacaattgtaataaaaaaaattggtctaTATTATAATCCTATTATAAAAAAGATGATTTACATACGTTAtttgaatcataaattaaaataatagattTTTGCATAATTCGACATAAGTAATCACTTACTCTTCGCCTATTTTAGTTGACATTTTTGTCCATCAAACTTTGTTATTTCTTGCTGTCAAATTCAAAATCACGGTCGATgattcagtggccctaccgcggttgtttgacagctacaatgtcacgatcgcaatcatctctgattggttaacgctcgctcactattagctacaatgtattgttgcttcaaaaatcgcacaaattcagccaatcagaataattgagattgtaataatgattgatgcaggttttagacaatcgccctgcaggcCCATTCACCCCTGAGTAGTAGGTCCTGAGTGCTGATTGGTCGACACTCTCTTcctattgttgtgattggtcaTTTGAGGTTACGTTAAGATGAAAGCATTTCGTTTCGATTCGATTCGTTCGTCAAATCGTCAATCGCACGTCAATCGTTATTCTATTTCATAGAGATAGTTCTATTTCTATACGTTATCCGTTATCGTCATTTTAGAAAAATATGGTGTGAAGTGTGAACGTTAACAAGGTTATAATTTTTGTGATGCAATGTTgtggaaaattttgaaaattatataattcataTAAATTTTCCTATAGGCGTTAAGGTAATACATTTTAGAGGTGTCAATCCGATTTccgaaaagtacctacttagatttaaggaaggtacctacgtaaaatgtaatatttaaattcttttGGTTATGTGCCAGTTTTTACATTATAAATGTTTTACAGTTTTACACGTTCTTTTGATAAATTACTATTATATAATCGTAATACGTGTTTGCTTTGCATAATTAGTAATGGTCTAGAACATTTTTACAACCCTAAATTAAGTGGCAATACGTATCTTAATTTTCAGTGATTTGGAATCTCAATATGAATcctcaaaaaatatttgattatacagAAGAGTCTCAAGTTGATCGTATCGCAAGGAAGTCAAAGGATTCGCCCTTTAtgatcataggtaggtaccatttcaaggtaaaattttaatttacactCAATAATTTACTAGGTATAATTATACCCAAACTATAGGTAGGAAATAGCCCATTGTTGGTCACATTGAATCTATACTAACTAGTTACAGTTTACAATCTTTTTGGTAGCTGAGAGCAACACACAAATCATGTTGCAATAACTTATTTTGGGGCACCGCTATATTTTCTATCACTGTCTTTCCATTTTGCATCTGTATGGACCTGCTCTCACAACTCGATTCTCAATTTCCTAAAAGATTAAAATCACTAAGaactttttcataataatacttatgCATAATATGTTGGACCTATGTACAGTATGTTGTCCAGTGAGAGTATAGAAAGTATCAATATAGCCCTAAGAGAGAGAGTGAGGGATCTTTCTGTCTCATTATTGAAGTTGTGATGCCTACCTATccattataggtatatatatagcAGGGCTTAGGAAGCTGCTTTCCATCTGCGAGACATATGCGGAGGAGCATGGCCTAAAATATAACTCAAAAAAGAGtgaattattagtatttaaggCACCGAAAATACGCCGTGTTCCGCCCGTATGTCTCGGTGGTGTACCTCTGAAGGTCGTGgataaatttaaatatcttGGTCATATTGTCATGAGTGACCTAAGAGATGATGAGGATATTGAACGAGAACGCAGGGTGTTGGCGGTACGAGGCAATATGCTCGCCCGTAGGTTTGCCCGGTGCACTGCAGACGTGAAAGTAACTTTATTTAAAGCGTTCTGTCAGTCCTTCTATACCGGTGCACTATGGGTGACATATACACGCCGAGCCTACAGCGCCCTGCGTGTTCAATATAATAACGCCTTTAGGATGCTGTTGAGGTTGCCGTGGCGCTGTAGCGCATCTAAAATGTTTGCACGCTCACACCAATGACTTTTTTGCCATAATGCGCAAAAAAGCGACATCTCTCCTGCAGCGCTTACGTACCAGCGACAACGGCATCCTAAAGGTAATTGCTGCCAGGCTCGACTGTCCCATACTACGCCACTGTGTGGCGGTAGCTATTgggtcagtaaaataaaattaattgtacctacctactactgaactaacaatactaacttaCCATTTAAGGAAAAACTGtaactaacaaactaacaatctatggatctatgaatggtctgaaataaacgtttatttatttatttattaattagtagtaggtgttttcttgggataatagtGGGATGGATTCGCAGATCTTGCTACATTTAAGAGTGAGACATAGAGCTGAAATCACTGGACGGGCATCCCAAAATtcttgtttaaattaaaaattaagtttagcaCATGcacttttttaattcatttattaGATGATATTATGAAAAACGGATTTGCCTAATCAGAATTTTACCCTTAGCCGCCTGTGTCCTTACCCTTAACCTGTGTGGTTaaagcagaccaatcagattactcAAAAGCAACCTTTCATTTTATCACATCGTCTCTCAAAAATTTGATTGGTCAACTGGATACATCTACTAGCTTGTGATCCAATACAACATTAAATtcctaaatgataaaaaatatcaatttctgTTACAGGAATTCTGGGTTTAATAGGCGTCTGTGGTTATGGAGCCTACAAATTCAAGAGCAGAGGTAAAATGAGCACAAGTGTATTCCTCATGCAGTTGCGAGTTGCAGCCCAAGGCACAGTCGTAGCTGCTCTCACTGTAGGAGTGGCGTACTCATTATCCCAAAGGTTCCTACATAAAGAGGTAAAGAAAGAATAAaaagtgagagtcagactcgcacacgaagggttctgtaccatcatacaaaatataacactttaatttttggtacagaaccctaaaaattaatttgttaagTAGCCAATTTACTAATTTACGTAGATgtgagtaatattttaattcaaaacaatgatattataatttatgccATAGATTATACATTTATGACAAACGTATTTCGTCAATGTTAGCCCAACAattttcgaacccatctgggctcctttttcacagggacgcagttcagtctcaaccgcgacgcgttcgcgaactgagtccctatGACTTGGACCCCGGATGAGTTCGAcactagtcaggctaacgttGATTGTcataaatgtacctatagtgGAAATTACTCGCGATACCATAGATATTAGATATGTTACATTCATATTACATGGTGTATTCAATGTTCTTGTAAGATAAGATACAAAATATACGAGAGTAGAAGAGCTAGATACCTATGAATGCTACCCAAATGAAGTAGTTTGAAGACTTCACTTTCTGTGCAAATgtcttatacctactacttttttacataaatataatatcattgAGTTCAAATATTGTAAGTAGAAAATTGCGACTTATGAAtgtacaatgtggctaattccgttgttcaatatctcttaactaaactaaaatagcacacctaaatctattgctatccctttcataatgttgcttgcagaaaaggataacactacatttagatctgttaatttagtgtaggttcagagattgtgtacgaGAGAATCGACCCCAATGTACATATTATCTTAGTTTTGCTTGCCACAAGCTGACATGAATTTTAGCCATGTTTTAGATTACTTTTAGTGAGTAGCTTCAAAATATAATTTGCTGTGGttataatctttatttgatattcAGCTGAAGTCACTATTTGAATAATTGTAGAGAATTAAAAATTGTAACTAACTCGAATGCCCACTGGGCTAAATCTTAGCACAATAAATAAGCAGTCTCATTGCAAGATTACCATGTAATGTATAATTTGTAAAAGCTCAATCCCATTTTTACCTCTGAGACAAATAGTTTTATAAGTACCATTATAAATTATGTTGGGAATTGAGGTTCAAATTGTATGCAGTCATTGAAAATGCAGAGTCTGTGTAAGTGACAATAGCGATGGGCGTTCCTCTTCACAAAAAACAATCGAATAAAAATCGACAATTGATTGTTAAATTTTTCAATTGTATAAGTTTACGAATGCAGAGGGCATGGTCTGGAACGAAAAAATCGAAAGTCTTGATCAATTGCGCAATTGCATTCGATTTTCGATTCATTCGTCCTAGAGATCCTAGACTCACGCGCTACGTAATAAATGAACAATCGAAAAGAATCGATTGTTTTCCGATTATTCAATtgttattgaataaaaacaaaatcaaatagttcGATTGTTATTCGAATGAATCACCCATCGCTAAGTGGCATATTATCATAACATAAGAGATAGCAATTATTATTTCTACATAGGTATGTAGCACCATCAAACCAAGTAGTACTTTAAAAGTAAATGAAAAATTTGCAGGGAAAATCAaggattttaaataatattttttgagaaaataactATGTGATGCTGCGCTATTGAAGTTACTTTGTTATCTTGAGATACTATTTGACTTGCAGCTAGATGATGACGTAGttaattagataataatttattgacaaaaaaaatattaaaaacctacttccgaaaccactacaaagtaaaaaaatattttttttactttgtagtggttttggaagtctgtttttcttaatattttttatttattttaatcttttagTGTAAATAgtcattggggctgattctcttgtacacaatctctaaactaaactaaattaacaggtctaaatctagtgctatccttttccgcaagcaacattatgaaagggatagcaatagatttagacgagccatttaagtttagtttagaaattgtgtacaacggaattagccacattgcttggtaatttataatttcactCTGATTCGCTGCGAAGGTTAAATAGGATAATAAACCTCATCGGGCACACGGCTAAGAGATAAAAAGATTCCTTGTTTATCCCTAAAATAAATAAGGTCAGGTCTGAAGACCTAAAAATaaggttttaatttattataatatgtgtactaacTTTGTGTTCTGTGATTTTAGAAAGTAAAATATGTACAGATGGCAGATATAATGTACTTAGTACATAAGTTTTCTATTTGAAGTTAAggtaaatatgtacctatattaattattaattgagTACTTACACATTAAATAAGTACAttaatgtttaatattttatgtgatgattataccta from Maniola hyperantus chromosome 4, iAphHyp1.2, whole genome shotgun sequence carries:
- the CAHbeta gene encoding beta carbonic anhydrase 1 isoform X2, producing the protein MDSRMIPTRFTETCVGDMFVVRNAGNLIPHSQYFVDEMTSCEPAGLELSCIVNDIRHVIVCGHSDCKAMNLLYKLKSKEESSLEQRRISPLKSWLCSHGKSSLDKFLDIGGDFEKPILFTAETPQRKFVAYIDPENKFCIEDKLSQVNTLQQLQNIASYGMLKKRLQRHDLHIHALWFDIYTGDIYYFSRRAKRFLIIDESSYEVILAEIRRYYS
- the LOC117997272 gene encoding HIG1 domain family member 1A, mitochondrial-like, coding for MNPQKIFDYTEESQVDRIARKSKDSPFMIIGILGLIGVCGYGAYKFKSRGKMSTSVFLMQLRVAAQGTVVAALTVGVAYSLSQRFLHKEVKKE
- the CAHbeta gene encoding beta carbonic anhydrase 1 isoform X1; this translates as MDRILRGIMRYRILDRATMVKQFQEVKDNPVPKAIFYTCMDSRMIPTRFTETCVGDMFVVRNAGNLIPHSQYFVDEMTSCEPAGLELSCIVNDIRHVIVCGHSDCKAMNLLYKLKSKEESSLEQRRISPLKSWLCSHGKSSLDKFLDIGGDFEKPILFTAETPQRKFVAYIDPENKFCIEDKLSQVNTLQQLQNIASYGMLKKRLQRHDLHIHALWFDIYTGDIYYFSRRAKRFLIIDESSYEVILAEIRRYYS
- the LOC117997256 gene encoding serine/threonine-protein phosphatase 2A activator-like codes for the protein MNAESVIGDGVKMEKMTPALPLNHRFVEPEKAVKTITDMAIWEKSEAYMEYTGFIATLNEAIKAKPLSVDCKVSENVSKLGNLLEKLNKLIDECPPVEQPQRFGNTAFRDWLAKVKMNSTVYLQEVLHPQLHLAIPEIKVYLEESFGNATRIDYGTGHEMSFIMFLCCLYKIGCLQMEDNVATVFLIFNKYLEIVRRLQQTYRMEPAGSHGVWSLDDYQFVPFIWGSSQLIDQPRIYPPVKFLEDDIIDKYAQDYMFLSCIKYIKEVKKGPFAEHSNQLWSISAVGSWSKINQGLIKMYKKEVLAKFPVIQHVLFGSLLPIRRFPIQHQ